In the genome of Thermodesulfovibrio thiophilus DSM 17215, the window AGCTTTAGCAAGCTTTAAAGGAGTTTGCCCACCAAATTGAAGAATAACGCCAATAGGTTTTTCTCTCTCAATTATATGTAAAACATCTTCAAGTGTAAGAGGTTCAAAATATAACCTATCTGATGTATCATAATCTGTGCTTACTGTCTCCGGGTTACAGTTAATCATTATGGTTTCATATCCTGATTCCCTTAAGCCAATCACCGAGTGAACACAACAGTAATCAAACTCTATCCCCTGCCCGATTCTGTTTGGACCTGAACCAAGAATAATAACTTTATCTATATTCGATGTTGGTGGCGCATCTGAGTCATTGAGATACAATATTTTTTCCGTACTGTCTCTGTTATCAGAATTAGAATTACATAAATAATACTCTCTTTCATAACAAGAATACATGTAAGGAGTATAAGCCTCAAATTCTGCTGCACATGTATCAACAAGCTTGTAGACGGGCTTGATACCTGTTTGCTTTCTTATTAATCGTATTTCTTCTTCTTTATTCCCTGTTAAAGATGCTATTCTTTTGTCTGAAAGTCCATTTTGTTTTGCAATAAACAGTATTTCTTTTAATTCATCCTGATGCATACTAAAAATATCTATCTGTTTAAGTTTATTTTCTATTTCAACAACTTCTTTAATATTATTCAAAAACCATGGATCAATTCTGCTAAATTCATAAATCTCTCCTATGCTAAAGCCTCTTCTTATTGCCTCTGCAATGTACCATATTCTTTCTGCAGTTGGATTTTTAAGCCTCCATATTATCTCTTCATATGACGATTCTATCTCTTCAAGTCCATAAGAACCTATCTCTAAAGAACGAATAGCCTTACCAAGAGCCTCTTTAAATGTTCTTCCAATTGCCATTACCTCTCCAACTGATTTCATCTGAGTAGTAAGCACCCTGTTTGCTTCGGGAAACTTTTCAAAAGTAAAACGAGGAATCTTGACAACAACATAGTCAAGAACAGGTTCAAAGCTTGCTGGAGTAACTTTAGTTATATCATTTGGAATCTCTTCAAGAGTATATCCAACAGCAAGCTTAGCAGCAATTTTTGCTATTGGAAAACCTGTTGCTTTAGAAGCCAATGCTGAACTACGCGATACTCTTGGGTTCATCTCAATTATGACCATACGTCCATTTTCAGGATTAACAGCAAACTGAATATTACTTCCACCTGTATCCACTCCAATCTCTCTAATTGCATTTATGGCCGCATCTCTCATTAGTTGATATTCTCTGTCTGTGAGTGTCTGAACAGGTGCAACTGTAATTGAATCACCTGTATGAATCCCCATTGGATCAAAATTTTCTATTGAGCAGATTATAACAACATTATCTGCTTTATCTCGCATAACCTCAAGTTCAAACTCTTTCCATCCAAGAAGACTTTCTTCAATTAAAACCTGGTTAACAGGACTTAATTTTAGTCCTCTTTCAAGAAAGATTTTGTATTCTTCAATATTATATGCTATTCCACCACCAGTGCCTCCTAATGTAAAAGCCGGTCTTAATATAGCAGGAAAACCAATATAGTCAATCGCATCAAGTCCTTCCTCCAGTGAATTTACTGCTGCTGAACGTGCAACTTCAAGTCCTATCTTTGTCATGGCATTCTTAAAAAGCTCTCTGTCCTCAGCTTTCTTTATCGCGTGAAGACTTGCTCCAATAAGCTCAACAGAGTATTTATCCAGAACACCTGCCTCACCAAGCTCAACAGCAAGATTCAGAGCTGTCTGGCCCCCAAGGGTGGGAAGCAAAGCATCAGGCGTTTCTCTTTTTATAATGAGCTCTAGAATCTCTGAAGTTAAAGGTTCAATGTAAGTTCTATCAGCCATTGATGGATCTGTCATGATGGTTGCCGGATTTGAATTGACAAGAATAACTTCATAACCTTCCTGTCGCAATGCTTTACATGCCTGCACACCTGAGTAGTCAAACTCACAAGCCTGTCCGATTATTATTGGGCCAGAGCCAATTATCAAAATCTTTTTAATATCTCTTCTCTTTGGCATACTATTTAAGTAAATCCTCCAGTCCTTTGAGTCTTTTTTTCGTTCTTTCAAGCGCTAAAAATTTATCATATAATTTTTTAATTTTTTTGTTTTTGAGCATTTCTTCATTGATTTCGGAAACTTTTATACCTAGCTTTTCTTCCAGAGTTTTTATTTCTTTTTCATAAGATTTTATATAGTCTTTGCAAATATTAATTTCACGCATTGTAGAAATCCATAATTCATCATATGTTATAGGCATAAAACCTCCATTTATCCAACAAGTTGTCTGAATCTCTCAAAAACATCAAGTGCATCATTTGGTCCAGGACCTGCCTCTGGATGATGCTGCACTGAGAAAATAGGATATTCAACGTGCTCCATCCCTTCCTCTGTTCCGTCATATAGATTTTTATGAGTAAGCCTTACCTGACCTTTAAGACTTGATATATCAACACAGTAGTTATGATTTTGTGCTGTAATAGCGATTTTACCAGTTTTTAAGTTTTTCACAGGATGATTCCCACCATGATGCCCGAATTTAAGTTTATAAATTCGTCCACCAAGAGCAAGTCCTATCAATTGATGTCCAAGACATATTCCAAAAAGAGGTTTTTTATTAATGAGTTTTTTAATATTCTCCACAGCATATCTTAGAATCCTGGGATCTCCAGGTCCATTGCCAAGTAAGATACAGTCTGGATTCAATTCTAATGCTGCCTCTGCAGAGGTTTTAGCCGGAACAAGATACACTGAAAATCCGACTCTTTTTAAATTTTTCAGTATGCTCAACTTTACTCCAAAATCATAGACAACACAGAGAGGACTTCCATCCTGAAAGTGATGCATCTCAGGATGTCTGGATGAAACTGTGCTTACATGGTCTATATCTGATATATCAGGATGAGCAAGAATTTTTTTGTGCAAACTCACAGGATCAAGATCAGTTGTTGATATGATTCCCATTTGAGCACCTCTGTCTCTTATATGCTTTGTAAGAGCACGGGTATCAATTCCATGAATTCCAACAACCCCATATTTTTTAAGATATTCTCCTAATCCTTCTTTTGAACGCCAGTTACTAGGATAATCTTTATACTCTCTCACAACAAACCCTTCAACTTTTAGTCCTCCTGAAGATTCAATATCTTCTTCATTTACTCCATAATTTCCTATCTGGGTATACGTCATAACGACTATCTGTCCTTTGTATGAAGGATCTGTAATAATTTCTTGATATCCTGTAATTGAAGTATTAAAAACTACCTCTCCAATATTTTCTTCCTCTGCTCCAAAGCTAAGACCTTCAAATACAGTTCCATCTTTCAAAACAAGCATTGCTTTTTTCATTATTCATTCCTCATATCAAAAACTTTTTTGCCTTTGAATGCCATTAAAATCTTGCCTTTAAGTTGCCACCCATTAAAGGGTGTATTCTGACCCAGTGAGACAAATTTTTCTTTCTCTACAGTCCAATCTCTATTTATATCAACAACTATTAAATCTGCATCCATCCCTTCTTTTATTCCTGATTTATATATATTCAATATCTTAGCTGGATTAACTGTAAACTTTTCAATAAGTTCTGTAATAGTTAATACACCTGCATGAACGAGTTTAAGGCTTAATGAAAATGCTGTTTCAAGTCCTGATATTCCATTTACTGCTTCCTGAAATGGAACTTTCTTTTCATCTATATGATGTGGCGCGTGGTCTGTCGCGATTACATCAATTACGCCGCTTTTCAGAGCTTCCTTTATTGCCTCTCTATCTTCTTCAGTTTTTAAGGGTGGATTTACCTTTGCATTTGTATTATAA includes:
- the carB gene encoding carbamoyl-phosphate synthase large subunit, coding for MPKRRDIKKILIIGSGPIIIGQACEFDYSGVQACKALRQEGYEVILVNSNPATIMTDPSMADRTYIEPLTSEILELIIKRETPDALLPTLGGQTALNLAVELGEAGVLDKYSVELIGASLHAIKKAEDRELFKNAMTKIGLEVARSAAVNSLEEGLDAIDYIGFPAILRPAFTLGGTGGGIAYNIEEYKIFLERGLKLSPVNQVLIEESLLGWKEFELEVMRDKADNVVIICSIENFDPMGIHTGDSITVAPVQTLTDREYQLMRDAAINAIREIGVDTGGSNIQFAVNPENGRMVIIEMNPRVSRSSALASKATGFPIAKIAAKLAVGYTLEEIPNDITKVTPASFEPVLDYVVVKIPRFTFEKFPEANRVLTTQMKSVGEVMAIGRTFKEALGKAIRSLEIGSYGLEEIESSYEEIIWRLKNPTAERIWYIAEAIRRGFSIGEIYEFSRIDPWFLNNIKEVVEIENKLKQIDIFSMHQDELKEILFIAKQNGLSDKRIASLTGNKEEEIRLIRKQTGIKPVYKLVDTCAAEFEAYTPYMYSCYEREYYLCNSNSDNRDSTEKILYLNDSDAPPTSNIDKVIILGSGPNRIGQGIEFDYCCVHSVIGLRESGYETIMINCNPETVSTDYDTSDRLYFEPLTLEDVLHIIEREKPIGVILQFGGQTPLKLAKALESYGVKILGTDADAIDRAEDRKRFKELIDRLNLKQPPSGIATSTGEALKIAKQLDYPILVRPSYVLGGRAMEIVYDEDSLKRYMQEAVKASEDHPVLIDRYLEDAIEVDVDAISDGVDVVIGGIMQHIEEAGIHSGDSACSLPPYSLPYEIIEQIKEETIAIAKKLNVKGLMNVQYAVKDSEIYVLEVNPRASRTIPYVSKSIGVPLAAMASKIMIGKTLKELGLRDQIKIPYVTVKEAIFPFDKFPEVDVILGPEMKSTGEVMGIDEDFGLAYAKAQMSAMGKIPLSGSVFISVKDKDKPHIIPITKEFINLGFTVIATRGTAKYLKENGLTVEIVNKLQEGRPNVLDLIKNRQLNFIVNTVFGKQAQKDSMYLRRGALQYKIPYATTVSAANAIIKAIKRLKEKPISIKSLQEYHREVQG
- the carA gene encoding glutamine-hydrolyzing carbamoyl-phosphate synthase small subunit; protein product: MKKAMLVLKDGTVFEGLSFGAEEENIGEVVFNTSITGYQEIITDPSYKGQIVVMTYTQIGNYGVNEEDIESSGGLKVEGFVVREYKDYPSNWRSKEGLGEYLKKYGVVGIHGIDTRALTKHIRDRGAQMGIISTTDLDPVSLHKKILAHPDISDIDHVSTVSSRHPEMHHFQDGSPLCVVYDFGVKLSILKNLKRVGFSVYLVPAKTSAEAALELNPDCILLGNGPGDPRILRYAVENIKKLINKKPLFGICLGHQLIGLALGGRIYKLKFGHHGGNHPVKNLKTGKIAITAQNHNYCVDISSLKGQVRLTHKNLYDGTEEGMEHVEYPIFSVQHHPEAGPGPNDALDVFERFRQLVG